A window of the Thalassospira sp. TSL5-1 genome harbors these coding sequences:
- the galE gene encoding UDP-glucose 4-epimerase GalE has translation MTVLVTGGAGYIGSHAALALLDAGRKVVILDNLSQGHRWAVPAGAAFVEGDCGDLDLVSRVIREHGVTAIMHFAGSIIVPESVVYPLDYYYNNTVNSRALAQAAVDNNVRHFIFSSTAGVYGEPAKTPILEDFPSKPISPYGTSKMMTEKMLQDAAVAYDFRFVALRYFNVAGADPQGRAGQTSRKATHLIKIASQAASGVRSHLDVYGDDYPTEDGTCVRDYIHVSDLANAHVLALEYLEKGGESDVMNCGYGRGFSVYEVIDAVKRVSGSDFTVNLAERRAGDPAALIAGADRIREKLGWEPKYDDLDTIVTHALAWEESLKQRQANAA, from the coding sequence ATGACAGTACTTGTTACCGGTGGCGCAGGTTATATTGGCAGTCACGCCGCACTGGCTTTGCTTGATGCGGGGCGCAAGGTTGTAATCTTGGATAATCTCAGCCAGGGCCATCGCTGGGCGGTGCCCGCCGGGGCCGCCTTTGTCGAAGGCGATTGCGGCGACCTTGATCTGGTCTCGCGCGTTATTCGCGAACATGGTGTCACTGCCATCATGCACTTTGCCGGTTCCATCATTGTGCCGGAATCCGTGGTTTATCCGCTGGATTATTATTACAACAACACGGTCAATTCCCGGGCCCTGGCCCAGGCGGCGGTTGATAACAATGTCCGTCATTTTATCTTTTCATCTACAGCAGGTGTGTACGGCGAACCGGCCAAAACCCCGATTTTGGAAGATTTCCCCTCCAAACCGATTTCGCCCTATGGCACGTCAAAAATGATGACGGAAAAAATGCTGCAGGATGCTGCCGTGGCCTATGACTTCCGCTTTGTGGCCCTGCGTTATTTCAACGTTGCTGGGGCCGACCCGCAAGGCCGGGCCGGACAAACCTCGCGCAAGGCCACCCATCTGATCAAAATCGCCAGCCAGGCCGCCAGCGGTGTGCGCAGCCATTTGGATGTTTATGGTGATGATTATCCGACCGAGGATGGCACCTGTGTGCGCGATTACATTCATGTCAGCGACCTTGCCAATGCCCATGTGCTGGCCCTGGAATATCTGGAAAAGGGTGGCGAAAGCGATGTGATGAATTGCGGTTATGGCCGTGGTTTCTCGGTTTATGAGGTGATTGATGCGGTTAAGCGTGTGTCGGGCAGTGATTTTACGGTGAACCTTGCCGAACGTCGTGCGGGCGACCCGGCAGCGTTGATTGCCGGGGCGGACCGCATTCGCGAGAAGCTTGGCTGGGAACCCAAATATGATGACCTTGATACCATCGTGACCCATGCGCTTGCCTGGGAAGAAAGCCTGAAACAGCGCCAGGCCAACGCCGCCTGA
- a CDS encoding proline/glycine betaine ABC transporter permease — MFPEKLNIPLGKSVNALVDWLVVNYGDAFEAFADALLTVLVWLEHLLRATPWWLVIAIIAAIAFHASRSWKTTLGLALAMVAIGTLGLWNKAMQTLALMIIATGLSVIIGIPVGIGMAMSNKLRAVMVPLLDMMQTMPSFVYLIPALMLFGLGKVPAILATVIYAAPPVIRLTDLGIRLVDKEVLEASRSFGASRAQILWGVQLPLALPNIMAGINQTTMMSISMVVIASMIGARGLGEQVLTGIQRLDVGQGVEAGIAIVLLAVVFDRIGQSYGKKSRHTSKAGDGA; from the coding sequence ATGTTTCCTGAAAAGCTGAATATCCCCCTTGGCAAATCGGTCAATGCGCTGGTGGACTGGCTGGTGGTAAATTACGGCGATGCCTTTGAGGCCTTTGCCGATGCCCTGTTGACCGTATTGGTGTGGCTGGAACATCTGCTGCGCGCCACCCCCTGGTGGCTTGTCATCGCGATTATCGCCGCCATTGCCTTTCATGCCAGCCGCAGTTGGAAAACCACTTTGGGCCTGGCGCTGGCGATGGTCGCCATTGGTACGCTGGGCCTGTGGAACAAGGCCATGCAGACCCTGGCCCTGATGATTATTGCAACCGGCCTTTCGGTCATTATCGGCATTCCGGTGGGCATTGGCATGGCAATGTCGAACAAACTACGCGCCGTGATGGTGCCATTGCTCGATATGATGCAAACCATGCCCAGCTTTGTGTATTTGATCCCGGCTTTGATGCTGTTTGGTTTGGGCAAGGTCCCTGCGATTTTGGCAACCGTCATTTATGCTGCTCCACCCGTGATCCGCCTGACCGATTTGGGCATTCGCCTGGTCGATAAGGAAGTGCTGGAGGCATCGCGCTCCTTTGGGGCCAGCCGGGCACAAATTTTGTGGGGGGTACAACTGCCCCTGGCCCTGCCCAACATCATGGCGGGTATTAACCAGACCACCATGATGTCGATTTCGATGGTGGTGATTGCCTCCATGATTGGCGCGCGGGGCCTGGGCGAACAGGTTTTGACCGGTATTCAGCGCCTGGATGTAGGGCAAGGTGTGGAGGCAGGCATTGCCATTGTGTTGCTGGCCGTGGTGTTTGACCGCATTGGGCAATCCTATGGCAAGAAATCCCGCCATACCTCCAAGGCAGGAGACGGGGCATGA
- a CDS encoding polysaccharide pyruvyl transferase family protein — protein sequence MVENIKPGRKPRIGVLMPAGKVVDGHGVVTHTFGAPQRATELFTNIGDCFVYDSSLRILDYAELYPIYGQSSGGLSQEQIEKINTLDYIFLRGSNYINTNGQWDEITAVLEKTKVPVMAFGIGVQVPDNSDEYVNESTKRFLQLVADRSKTIGVRGALSRKALNSIGIKNVRIFGCPTAFRHCKPELSLPRLKASEIKNLGFTLRRKTHGFAMLQRYMLRTLAENYRTEILCAGELEEKAIFYARSNQVNNPKHVMEKAVASLIKEKWLYGENDPLLDLYRSSLSVFETVSDFEDAECRQDAVTGFRLHGNLLALANEVPALYITYDTRTREFVKTLGIPHVDGRYIDRFSFEEAWDNADFDLFEKTYAERFKDLTKFLDENGMAHRLSQNPTPNLSKAA from the coding sequence ATGGTTGAAAATATCAAGCCGGGCCGCAAGCCCCGGATCGGCGTGCTTATGCCTGCGGGCAAGGTGGTTGATGGCCACGGTGTTGTCACCCACACCTTTGGTGCACCGCAGCGCGCAACCGAACTGTTTACCAATATTGGCGACTGTTTTGTCTATGACAGTTCACTGCGCATCCTTGATTATGCCGAACTTTACCCGATTTACGGCCAAAGCAGCGGCGGGCTGAGCCAGGAGCAGATCGAAAAGATCAATACCCTTGATTACATCTTTTTGCGCGGTTCGAACTACATTAACACCAATGGGCAGTGGGATGAAATCACGGCTGTTTTGGAAAAAACCAAGGTGCCGGTTATGGCCTTTGGCATTGGTGTCCAGGTGCCCGATAATTCCGACGAATATGTCAATGAATCAACCAAACGCTTCCTGCAACTGGTGGCGGACCGGTCCAAAACCATTGGCGTGCGTGGGGCCTTGTCGCGCAAGGCGCTGAATTCGATTGGCATTAAAAATGTGCGTATTTTTGGCTGCCCGACGGCGTTTCGCCATTGCAAACCGGAACTAAGCCTGCCGCGCCTTAAGGCCAGCGAGATTAAAAATCTTGGCTTTACTCTGCGCCGTAAAACGCATGGCTTTGCCATGTTGCAGCGTTACATGCTGCGCACATTGGCGGAAAATTACCGTACCGAAATTTTATGTGCGGGCGAGCTGGAAGAAAAAGCCATTTTCTATGCCCGCAGCAATCAGGTGAACAATCCCAAGCACGTCATGGAAAAGGCCGTTGCTAGCCTGATCAAGGAAAAATGGCTCTATGGCGAGAATGATCCGCTGCTGGATCTGTATCGTTCGTCGCTGAGCGTTTTTGAAACCGTCAGTGATTTTGAAGATGCCGAATGCCGCCAGGATGCCGTTACCGGTTTCCGCCTGCATGGCAACCTTCTGGCTTTGGCAAACGAGGTTCCGGCCCTTTACATCACCTACGATACCCGGACCCGCGAATTCGTCAAAACACTGGGCATTCCGCATGTTGACGGGCGCTATATCGACCGTTTCTCGTTCGAGGAAGCCTGGGACAACGCCGATTTTGATCTGTTTGAAAAAACCTATGCCGAACGGTTCAAGGATTTGACCAAATTCCTTGATGAAAATGGCATGGCACATCGCCTGAGCCAGAACCCGACCCCAAACCTGAGCAAGGCGGCGTAA
- the rfbC gene encoding dTDP-4-dehydrorhamnose 3,5-epimerase, with protein MQFDRFDIEGPLLFVPNQHRDPRGIFAETFREDEFAAAIGDTKLVQENQSISGPVNTIRGLHFQVNPHAQGKLVRVTHGAILDVAVDIRPDSPTFGKHIRIELSDQNWYQLWVPPGFAHGFRTLVPDTTVVYKVSDYYSPEHDRGIAWNDPDLAIDWQLGRMEPVISEKDERHASFADWKMCHESRGFLMDEVAIPQHHPIASEMWDYQPMQAS; from the coding sequence ATGCAGTTTGACCGATTTGACATAGAAGGACCGCTGCTTTTTGTTCCCAATCAGCACCGTGATCCGCGCGGCATTTTTGCCGAAACCTTTCGCGAGGACGAATTTGCTGCCGCCATCGGCGATACCAAACTGGTGCAGGAAAACCAGTCCATCAGTGGGCCGGTGAATACCATTCGCGGCCTGCATTTTCAGGTTAATCCGCATGCCCAGGGCAAACTGGTGCGGGTGACACACGGGGCGATTCTGGATGTGGCTGTCGATATCCGGCCCGATAGCCCGACCTTTGGCAAACATATCCGCATCGAGCTTTCCGATCAGAACTGGTATCAGCTATGGGTGCCGCCAGGATTTGCGCATGGGTTCCGCACCCTGGTGCCCGATACCACGGTGGTTTACAAGGTCAGCGATTATTACAGCCCCGAACATGATCGTGGCATCGCCTGGAATGACCCGGACCTGGCAATTGACTGGCAACTGGGCCGCATGGAGCCGGTGATTTCGGAAAAGGATGAACGTCATGCTTCCTTTGCCGATTGGAAAATGTGCCATGAAAGCCGGGGTTTTCTAATGGATGAAGTCGCCATTCCGCAGCATCATCCCATTGCGTCCGAGATGTGGGACTATCAACCCATGCAGGCGTCTTAA
- a CDS encoding glycosyltransferase family 4 protein: MPSTDLRVLVISHGHPSLSLGGAEVGSYNLHKGLNELDGVESFYLARVGHPVPRHGASALMSLRQKDNEILYHAENYDHFLLSNRSTGEIDRDLLRFVKDYNPDVVHFHHVLGLGMETIYAVREALPDAAIFFTFHEFLTMCHNHGQMVKSGGHKLCNRASPIDCNGCFANISPASFLRRERFIKSMLDLADHYVSPSQFLADRFIDWGLDADKMSVIENGLDIDKQAALRPLTKAQPRRSRFAYFGQLTMFKGADVLLDAVGRVPESIWGDDARLMIFGGNLDRQPLDYQEKVKDLIEKAGERVRFYGAYQNTEMPRLMEMADWTIIPSIWWENSPIVIQEAFFHGRPMIASNIGGMAEKIEDGVNGLHFRVGSAEDLADRLIECLTDQTLWDRMHNGIRRAPTYIECAEQHLAQYRGVLENRPSAVAPAATPHQSVVGA; this comes from the coding sequence ATGCCGTCGACTGATTTGCGTGTGCTGGTCATCTCCCACGGTCATCCCAGTCTGTCGCTGGGCGGGGCCGAAGTCGGGTCTTATAACCTGCATAAGGGACTGAACGAACTCGACGGTGTCGAGAGCTTTTATCTGGCACGGGTGGGGCATCCGGTGCCGCGCCACGGGGCATCCGCTCTGATGAGCCTGCGCCAGAAAGACAATGAAATTCTTTATCACGCGGAAAATTATGATCATTTTTTGCTATCAAACCGCAGCACCGGCGAAATTGACCGCGACCTTTTGCGGTTTGTGAAGGATTACAACCCCGATGTGGTGCATTTTCACCATGTGTTGGGGCTGGGCATGGAAACGATCTATGCGGTGCGCGAAGCCCTGCCGGATGCTGCGATTTTCTTTACCTTCCACGAATTTCTGACCATGTGCCACAATCACGGCCAGATGGTTAAAAGTGGCGGGCACAAACTGTGTAACCGGGCCAGCCCGATTGATTGCAATGGCTGTTTCGCCAATATTTCCCCGGCATCCTTCCTGCGGCGTGAACGCTTTATCAAATCCATGCTGGACCTGGCCGACCATTATGTATCGCCCAGCCAGTTTTTGGCGGACCGTTTCATCGATTGGGGCCTGGATGCCGATAAAATGTCGGTCATTGAAAATGGCCTGGATATTGACAAACAGGCCGCCCTTCGCCCGCTGACCAAGGCGCAACCGCGTCGTTCCCGCTTTGCCTATTTTGGTCAGTTAACGATGTTCAAGGGTGCCGATGTGCTGCTCGATGCGGTGGGGCGTGTGCCGGAATCCATCTGGGGCGATGATGCCCGTTTGATGATCTTTGGTGGCAACCTTGATCGCCAACCCCTTGATTATCAGGAAAAAGTCAAAGACCTGATCGAAAAGGCGGGCGAGCGGGTGCGGTTTTATGGCGCCTATCAAAACACCGAAATGCCGCGCCTGATGGAAATGGCCGACTGGACCATTATCCCGTCCATCTGGTGGGAAAATTCACCGATTGTTATTCAGGAAGCCTTCTTTCACGGGCGCCCCATGATCGCCAGTAACATTGGCGGCATGGCCGAAAAAATCGAAGACGGGGTAAACGGCCTGCATTTCCGTGTTGGCAGTGCCGAAGACCTGGCCGACCGTTTGATAGAATGTCTGACAGACCAGACCTTGTGGGACCGGATGCACAACGGGATTCGTCGTGCGCCGACCTATATCGAATGCGCAGAACAGCATCTTGCGCAATATCGGGGGGTTCTCGAAAACCGCCCGTCCGCTGTCGCACCCGCTGCGACACCACACCAATCCGTGGTCGGGGCGTGA
- a CDS encoding polysaccharide pyruvyl transferase family protein translates to MARVLVMIPSGEVYDHDCVRWYNYRDVQKSINHYHNIGDAFVFDSSLKLMNFDKLGVLPIADPKMEDIDRLREEYDYVFLRGSNYIHSHMDWRNTVAVLKRLKLPVLGFGIGAQAPVKGKLELSEQTKTVLHMMADSTTSIGVRGAYTAQVLWDLGITNVRIVGCPTAFRANNPNMRIKLPALEDVKNVGVTLRREVSPAYAQDIKRYLTFHRDLVKELANRFDVTLMAQGEPEEKKLVFGTDVQKQEAMQALKDNDWVKNWYLDDTMEKLYREKLFYSDVVSDYEDLVRTKDCVLGYRLHGNLMALSNGVPSVYFTYDSRTVEFAETYQIPSYDVFSQKDFVLEDYWDQSLFDKFNRAWFQTYREMQTFLSENNIDHKMTDVMASQNQPQRKVA, encoded by the coding sequence ATGGCGCGCGTCCTCGTAATGATTCCCTCGGGCGAAGTCTACGACCATGATTGTGTCCGCTGGTATAATTATCGCGATGTCCAGAAAAGCATTAACCACTATCACAATATTGGTGATGCCTTCGTGTTTGATTCATCACTCAAGCTGATGAACTTTGACAAGCTGGGTGTGTTGCCCATTGCCGATCCGAAAATGGAAGATATTGATCGCCTGCGCGAAGAATATGATTACGTCTTCCTGCGCGGTTCAAATTATATCCATTCCCATATGGACTGGCGCAATACGGTGGCGGTTCTTAAACGTCTGAAGCTGCCGGTTCTGGGCTTTGGCATTGGGGCACAGGCTCCGGTCAAGGGCAAGCTGGAGCTTTCCGAACAGACCAAAACCGTTTTGCATATGATGGCGGATTCAACCACCTCCATCGGGGTACGCGGGGCCTATACCGCACAGGTTCTGTGGGACCTTGGCATTACCAATGTGCGTATTGTTGGCTGCCCGACAGCATTCCGTGCCAATAACCCCAACATGCGTATCAAACTGCCCGCATTGGAGGACGTTAAAAATGTGGGTGTGACGCTGCGTCGCGAAGTATCGCCCGCCTATGCACAGGATATTAAACGTTACCTGACCTTCCATCGGGACCTGGTCAAGGAACTGGCAAACCGGTTTGATGTGACCCTGATGGCCCAGGGCGAACCGGAGGAAAAGAAACTGGTTTTCGGCACGGACGTTCAAAAACAGGAAGCCATGCAGGCCCTGAAGGACAATGACTGGGTCAAGAACTGGTATCTTGATGATACGATGGAAAAGCTTTACCGGGAAAAGCTGTTCTATTCCGATGTGGTGTCGGATTACGAGGATTTGGTTCGTACGAAGGATTGCGTGCTGGGTTACCGTTTGCACGGCAACCTTATGGCATTGTCCAACGGTGTTCCATCCGTTTACTTCACCTATGACAGCCGCACCGTCGAATTTGCCGAAACCTATCAAATCCCCAGCTATGACGTTTTCTCGCAAAAGGATTTCGTGCTGGAAGATTACTGGGACCAGTCCCTGTTTGACAAATTCAACCGCGCCTGGTTCCAGACCTATCGCGAAATGCAAACCTTCCTGAGCGAAAACAACATCGATCACAAGATGACCGATGTGATGGCATCGCAAAACCAGCCGCAGCGCAAAGTGGCCTGA
- a CDS encoding glycine betaine/L-proline ABC transporter ATP-binding protein, with product MSYIDIRNIYKIFGPHPQKALELARKGANKDDILAQTGHTVGLNNVSLSIEQGETFVVMGLSGSGKSTLIRHLNRLIDPTAGEILFGGENILNMTTARLNAFRRAKLGMVFQRFGLLPHCNVLDNVAYGLKIQKTDRQKRQNAARKWIERVGLAGYEDSFPDELSGGMQQRVGLARALTTNPEVLLMDEAFSALDPLIRSDMQDELMKLQSELHKTIVFITHDLDEALKLGDRIAILKDGALIQVGRPEEIVMKPADDYVRAFTRDINRSRVLRAKTLMMPIDDNTPQAESGNWPEIAADMRLEDILPIAIACPAGMNVVNHKQQRIGTLSKDQVIAALAA from the coding sequence ATGAGCTATATCGATATTCGCAATATTTACAAAATATTCGGCCCCCATCCGCAAAAGGCGCTGGAACTTGCGCGAAAAGGCGCAAACAAGGACGACATCCTTGCACAAACCGGCCATACGGTGGGGTTAAACAATGTGTCGCTGTCGATTGAACAGGGCGAGACATTTGTGGTGATGGGGCTTTCGGGCTCGGGCAAATCAACCCTGATCCGGCATTTGAACCGCCTGATTGACCCGACGGCAGGGGAAATCCTGTTTGGCGGGGAGAATATCCTGAACATGACGACGGCACGCCTAAATGCCTTTCGCCGGGCAAAGCTGGGCATGGTGTTTCAGCGTTTTGGCCTGCTACCCCATTGCAATGTGCTCGATAACGTCGCCTATGGCCTGAAAATTCAGAAAACCGACCGGCAAAAACGCCAAAATGCCGCCCGTAAATGGATCGAACGGGTTGGCCTTGCCGGATACGAAGACAGTTTTCCCGACGAACTTTCGGGCGGAATGCAACAGCGTGTAGGGCTTGCCCGTGCCTTAACGACCAACCCGGAAGTCTTGCTGATGGATGAAGCATTTTCCGCGCTGGACCCGTTGATCCGCAGTGACATGCAGGACGAATTGATGAAGCTGCAAAGCGAGCTTCATAAAACCATTGTTTTCATCACCCATGATTTGGACGAGGCCCTGAAGCTGGGCGACCGGATTGCGATTTTAAAAGATGGTGCCCTGATCCAAGTGGGGCGACCGGAAGAAATTGTGATGAAACCCGCCGATGATTATGTACGCGCCTTCACCCGCGATATAAACCGTTCGCGCGTACTGCGCGCCAAAACCCTGATGATGCCGATTGATGATAACACACCACAGGCAGAATCTGGCAACTGGCCGGAAATTGCCGCCGACATGCGCCTTGAAGATATTTTACCCATTGCCATTGCCTGCCCGGCGGGCATGAATGTGGTCAACCACAAACAACAACGCATTGGCACGCTTAGCAAAGATCAGGTGATTGCCGCCCTCGCCGCCTGA